The Nymphaea colorata isolate Beijing-Zhang1983 chromosome 5, ASM883128v2, whole genome shotgun sequence DNA segment tgttctttgccagggcgtccatctcctctgtcatggcttgtagccatttaggatcctccctggcatcttccactgacctgggaataacagccatagataaagaggtaataaagcacttatagtctttactgagtttagcatacgaaacaaatctctgaataggatgagaagtacatgacctggtgcctttgcgcagggctatgggaagatcttcattcattggacttggatcatccggggagctcacaagattgggattggtaacatcaacaacctccatcacatccttcttcttcctgttgtatacctgaccaaacaaatgatcacgggactgttcttccacagggcccccctccatctgactgtctttgtcctcactgactgtgtctaccacactcggagaactagccgtgtaatccaagaaatccgtgaactgaatcaactgatgcgaagaatactcttccactctctcacctagacactccccctgaagaggattcgcaggaaagtatgcctcatgttcatgaaaggtaacatccctggagacatatactctggaagtgctaggatcgacacacttgtatcccttctgggtggaggaataccccaaaaagaccgctttgatggaccgaggatcaagtttcttgagagtgggactatgatcatggacaaagcaaacacacccaaacacccgaggggtcaaaggccagggattctgagtaggccacaaaacagaatcaggggaatgaccattcaacacacgagtaggcatacggttaatgagatgagcactagtgagaagtgcatcaccccagtaccgcttagggacacgacgttgaaacataatggcccgggtgacatttaacaaatgacggttcttcctttcagccacgccattctgaggaggtgtgtagctacaggatgtttcatgtataatacccttgcttcgcaagaagtcatcaagggattgggagacatactctcgatcattgtcagtacgaagggcctgaacagaggtctggaattgagtttcaacaaatgcaacgaagtttttgacaatgccgggaacttcactacgttctttcaacaaatacacgaacgtacaccgagagtagtcatcaataagagtcatgaaataatgaaaaccacgacaagtgggtactcccgaaggaccccaaacatcagagtgaaccaaagcaaatggatgactggttttattgaacgaaatagggtacgaggccctaacatgcttagacaactgacacacttcacaggcgaaggtgtccaaagaaacaaactgaaacatcttaggaatcaactgtttaatcaactgaaaaggaagatgactgtagaaatacgaacaagaagaggaagagaaacaacgatcacgatgtaacgtggaaaaccttcaacacgagggagaaaaaaccacgaatgagaaggagtgttgagtacatgacctgacaccctttctcagggcaatgggaagatcttcattcttcttttcaacctcatcatgagtctccacggtctccacggtaggacttggttcatccagggaaggagtggcattgggattggaagtagatctagcatcacaagtcatcatctctgtccgagtacctcgtctagagtagaactgtccaaacaactgagggccttccttctcaatgctagtgtcacacctttcctccttctcaggcacatcaacagtagtaagtgattctgctttcttgtagtccaaaaaatctataaactgaagttcctgtctctgagaatactcttccctgcctacagactgctccccctgaagaggattctcaccaaagtaagaggcatgttccaagaaggtaacatctctcgtaacataaactcgaccagtaataggatcaatacatttgtatcctttttgcgtaggagagtatccaacaaagacacatttgatagacctaggatcaagtttcttgacatttggactgtgatcatggataaaacatacacaaccaaaagcACGAGGAgcaagaggaaatggtggacgactgccaggaagcaacgagtggggagtcctaccattcaaaacacgactgggcatgcactagtaagaactgcatcaccccaatagtgtttaggaagatttctctgaaacaaaagagccctggtgacattaagaagttgacaatttttcctttcagctaccccattttgagggggggtgtaactacaagatgtctcatgaacaatcccccgttatctaagaaactcctcaacaggctgacacatgtattcacaggcattatcggacctgaaagttttaacattcgcaccatattgggtatgcacaagaagaatgaatgtctcaatgatacgaggaacctcactgcggtcttttaacaagtacacaaatgtagcacgagagaaatcatcaatgaaagtgataaaatactggaaaccttgacgggtatgaattcccgaaggtccccatacatcagagtgaatcaggaaaaaagcttcattaacacaactagaagaaagagggtacgaagccctcacatgtttggcaaactgacaaacatcacaagaaatggaagacaaatcaaaggaggaacacaagtctggaaacaaatgtttcaaaatcccaaaaggtaaatgcccaaaacgttcatgccagtacataaaagactgaagacaatcttctcttctcttatctgtcttgcggatcgccgtcaacagagcagtagccacacgtatgggaagacgatataatccatcagaagctaaaccaatcccaatcctcttccctgtcaccaagtcctgcaaaacacagcgATCGgtagagaatataagttcagaattcaattctttagtaagtctactgactgacaagagatttaaaggaaactggggaacatgtaaagcgccctgcacatgaaatttgtccaataaggacagagtgccttcgcctgccacacaggtagaggaaccatctgcaagagaaacacgttcctttcccgaggacaacttatactcatgaaacaattttggattacctgtcatgtgatgagtagcaccactatcgacaatccattcccccacagaagagttaccttgattgccaataactgcaagagcatgattagctgtagtttcctctgaggtctcaatcttgttgacatcgatcctgcccaaataagcccttagttcacgaagttggtcagcagaaatggagactttttctccactggatgcttgcacctcagacacaggcgtcctcccaatagaagacctccttttgtttcccttcttctctggatgaagatcccagcaataatccacggtgtgacctgtcttcttgcagtgagtgcaccggcgaagggatctagacgggccgccaggaccacgactcacgagagcggATCTCTCGTGATAGGgtacaagttccctcttcccttcctttGTAACAAGCcgtctctgttcttccgcttcaacacaggagtacacatcttcaatactggacacctcccctgaattcagaatctggcttctaacaccttcaaattcatcatttaaacctgctaaaaagaggaacaccctgttttcccattcatgagcaacataaagtgcttgatcatggggacaatgccaaggaatatcagaatgatagtcaagctcttcccacttggctttcaaagccccatagtactctgcaacagaagagttcccttgtcgaatgccatagactgtcttcattacttggtaagtacgaattgccattttcttttggccatacatttgctctaggaccacccacatgtctctagcagtatTCTTCctaaggataaggggctgaatatcggcggaaacggaattgacaatccaagttttcacttgattatcctcaagaaaccaagtatgccacacatcacttggtcttgctggttcggggttgctcccatcgatataggccatccgaccacggccagcaatccccatagtcatagcaggcgaccacgagaaatagttctcctttgtaaggcgaagagtgatgacctgcatgggaacattctcagttctaaaagccccaatttcagtttgatttgtgttgacggttgacgaggaagaagctgccataatcacagaccagtctagcaACGGGCGAAGTCCGGtcggcagcaagggcagcagggagCAAGGCTCGGCAATGAGGGAGGCAGGAAGCAGCAGCACAATACAGCACAAAAATaggcagagagcaggcaacAGACAAAAAACGGAGAACGCCGAAACCTCACCGGCAGTAGAGACAGCAAGAGGGCGGCGCCGGAAAAAAACGAGAGAGCGGCGCTGGGCGGGTCGTCAGACCAGGCGGAGACAGACCGCCGGAACAGGTGGAGGAAGAGGCAGAGCGACGCTAGATCGTCGGAAAACGGGCGGCGCTGGGCGATGCGTCGGGTGACAGAAAGCGGAAGAGAGGAACGCCGCTGGGCAGGTCGTCGCTGGGCGGAGGCGGCCGGAacctgagcggcgctgatcagggcgtcgctgggcggAGGCGGCAGCTGGTGCGACGGACGAAGCTCTGGTGCGACGGAcgaagctcgggcacgagcgtcgggcacgggcgatgaacagtgccgaGCGAGACGATGAATAGTGCTTGGGCGAGTCAATGAACAGTGCCACGATGAATAGTGTcgggcgaatcctcctccaacacgggcaaaagacaaaccagtaacgccggaacttcacggctctgataccatgtagaaatacgaacaagaagaggaagagaaacaacgatcacgatgtaacgtggaaaaccctcaacacgagggagaaaaaaccacgaatgaggaggagttggtgcccactagcagccagactctctctctccttagattatcattaactcataaggattagggttacatgacttaagtagtgcccaaaacgggatacaaggcgggtcgggtatggatccggacccgaaacatacaatctatcaacaatgaccaagtctctcgtgccagcgcataataacggatctgtcctccacgccagacaactgtccactggtgACTGAAATCaaggcagaagcaacctgtactggcattctgtagagaccatcaatagccgaaccaatcccaatcttctgccccgtccccaagtcctgcaggaaacaacgatcagtagagaatattagattacagtttagctctttggtaatactgctgacagataacaaatttacgggaatattgggaacatgcagggcattatgaagacaatatttgttcagtaatgataaactcccttttccagccacagaaatagaagaaccatcagccatagaaacacgctgctgcccagaagtcaacttgtattcttgaaacatcttagggttctcggtcatatgatgagtagccccactgtcaacaatccaatcaccgagagaggaattaccttgatcactagtagcaacaagagcctgagctaacttagctccatcagacgtagatgtgtcctctgacgtagtagaaagacgactgatataagcttgtagttccttgatttgatccgGGGAAAGCCTCGACTTTTCACCACTTGAAGAACCACTCTGATTTGAGTCCTGCACAAGAGAacctcgccgactagacggagggcgaccacgaacaagtctcttctcagggtgaagatcccaacaaaagtcaacagaatgtcctgactTGTGACAATGGGTACATCGCCTAACAGGGCGCTGGCCAGGCATAGAagaacggctaacaaaggccgagggaccaCTCCCATGACTGGGGTAAATCTGCATCACTTGGCGTCTTTGTTCCTCGGATTCCACTCTAGCATATACATCTTCTATTctaggaatctcatcacagttgagaatttgactccgaatggattcaaattcatcacgcaagcctccaaggaaaaggaacgtccggtccatccattccttttcccagtatcGGGCATGATCGGAACCACAGTCCCAGTTATCATTCagatgataatcaagttcctcccacttagctttcagggctgcatagaaggaggcaacagacaagtcaccctgtttcagagaataaatactgcgtttaatctggtacgtacgcagaacccttttcttgcgaccatacatcctcgcaagcacagtccacatatcaaacgaagtcggcttccgcagaataagaggctgaatatcagcggacacagagctgatgatccacaccttaacctgactgtcttccaacacccaagtcgcccattgaggatcagttttgctgggcgccggtttgtcgcctgtgatataggggagacgaccacggctcgttatcccaatctcgagagcagcagaccaagagagatagttatctttagtcagacgaatgggcgtgacctggaccggcaagttctcgctcttgggagcgctgcccgcgtcaaaggccacatcacttttaggtgcgatctcttccgccatcacaagcagtcaagtcAGACGCAACACCAGGCAGCAACAAGACAACACAACAGTGGCTGAAACACCAGCGCCACACGGAAACCAAGGCGGCGGCGAGAGGCGTGACGGCGCTGGATCGTCCGACGGCGGAAAAGagagacacccacggcagcggaaacTTCAGAAGGCAaccggcggcggcgctggatcgtccaacggcggcggcgcagaaaGAACTTCGACAGCGGCTGCGCGGAAACTGGCGGCGCAGGAAACCCCAACGGcggccgaaaaaaaaaaaactccaaaggCGGCAGCGGCGCAGGGACGACGGCGGAAACACGAGATGCAAACGAACGATCTCACcaacctgtctctgataccatgtagaaacacgcaacacaagaaggaagatgaaagGAACACACGGTATatgtggaaaaacctcagaaagcggaaaaaaccacggggaagctctaacctaggtgcaccaccgcaaccctaggagagggAAAAtgtattcacttaactcaacaattacacgtaagtgaagaatatataagagggagagaaggagtGCCTCCTAGgataccgagccagcctcggtacccgtgccccatgggaccgggtccagatatggacccggttccccattacaatctattttAACACATCTCAAGGCAGCAGTTGATGACCTCAGTTTGGCCGTCTGTTTGGGGTTGATATATGGTGCTCAACTGTAACATCGTGCCTTGAAAGTGAATATTCTTGCCAAAATGCACTTATAAAGACTGGGTCTTTATCGTTGGTGATTGTGCGAGGCATTCCATATAGGTTCCCTACATGGTCTTGAAAAGTTTTGGCCACCGTCTTTGCTGTGTAGGGGTGGGCTAAGGGGCTAAGGGAGTGAAGTGGGCATACTTTGAGAGATGATCAACAATCACAAAAATGACAGACTTACCTCAATGGAAAAATCTTCTCATATCTGTTCGGGAATGGGAAGTGGCTGGAGTAGGCTGATTGGTCTCATTGTTTCATATTTGTTCCTCTGACATACATCACACAGCTGAATGAAATTTCTAACATCTCTCTTCATGCTAGGCCAGTAGAACGTGGTGCACAATCGTCTGTAAGTCCCCTCTACACCCTCGTGTCCTGCGTGCAGTCATTGTGGTAATGCTGCAGAAGTAAGTTGGGCAGGGCAGTATCCAGGGGAATGTAAATTCGACCGCTGTGGTGTAAATAAGGGGGCTTCCATCCGTATCCGTAGGTCTGAAGAAGATGATTGTCCAGGCACTCTCTTATTTTCCTAGCTGATTTTGCTTCCTACTATGCCTGTCAAATTTGCTTCCAATAACTGGGTCTAGACCTGCGTCATGGTTAGCAAGCTGTTGACTTGCTACTCTATGGTCATAGATCTTGAGAGTCCATCGGCAGTAGTATTCACCTTCCCTCTACAAAAATGCACCTCGAAGTTGAATCCCATAAGCTTGAGGATCCATTTGTGTAGCGTCGGCGAGAGGGAGGGTTGTTGTAGACAGTATCTTAGGCTTTGGTGGTCTGTGAACAGTAAAACCGTTGCCCCATTAGGTACTGTTTCCACTTTAGGACAGCAAAGACGATACCCACCAGCTCTCTCTCATAAGTTGACTTGATGACAAGGGCCACTCCCATCGTCTTGCTGAAATAAGCCACGAGATGAGTCTCTTGGCTCCACACTGCCTCGACTTTCACATCTGAGGCATCTGATTCCACCATGAAGGGAAGCCTGAAATTTGGCATCTGCAGCATAGGTGCAGTGGTGACTACATGTATCAGCTGCTAGAATGCTTGTTCAGCCTGCATGCTCCATAGGAACCTGCCCTTCTTCATTAACTCAGTAAGAGGTGCTGGATAAGCCTATAGCTCATGACAAACTTCTGATAGCATGTGAGCCCCAAAAACGCAAGTTGTTCTCTTATTGTCTAAGGCATTTTCCAATTATTCTCTGTCCTcaccttttccttctccatgtTGAATGAGATGGTCTCTGTCCCGAACATGCACTTTGATGGTTTCACATTCAACTCATTCCGCTGTAGTATTGATAATAATGCTCGAAGGTGCTGCAAATGCTCTTGTTCCTTGTTGCTATAGACGAGAATGACGTTGAAAAACACTAGAATGAACTTGCATAGAAAGGGGTAGAATAGGTCGTTCATTAGGGACTGAAAAGTGGACGGTGCATTCGTCAACCTGAAAGGCATGGCGGTGAACTCGTAGTGTCTGTCGTGAGTGTGGAAGGCAGTCTTCAGAGCATCCTCAGTGGCAACTCTGATTTGATGGTAGCTCGAATGTAAGTCTAGCTTGGAAAAAAGGCAAGCTCCATGCAGCTCATCAAGTAGATCTTCTACTACTGGAATAGGGTATCTATCCTTGACCGTGATGGCATTCAGCATGCGATAGTCCACGCAGAAATGCCAACTAccatccttctttttgactaGTAAGGCTGGCGACGCGAATGCGCTTCGACTAGGCTGGATCACCCTTGTCTCTAACATCTCCTGCACTAACTGCTCCAGTGCCTCCTTCTGCACTCCGTTGTTGCGGTAGGATCGCAACTTCACCGGTTTGGCACCTGGCTGGAGCTTGATTTAGTGTTCACAATGGCATCGAGGCAGTAGGGTAATATGTGCTGCAAAGACTTGTGGAAACTCCTTCAGTAGGTCATCAAGTGCTGTCCTGAGGGCGCTGGTCGGTTGCTGGTCTGTTGCCTTCTTTCTCTGGAGGGCATTGCGTTCACAATGGGAAAAAGGACGTCGACGGTCCCTTCATCATACTTTGCGCGAACTCGAATTCTCACGACCTTTTGGGTGCAGCCTCTATCATCAGCTGATCGCCGTCCCCCTGTTTGGAACTATATCCTCATGCCAAAGAAATCCCATACTACCTCTCCTATTTCAAGCAGCCATTGGATGCCGAGCACCAAATCTGCCCCCGCCATAGCTAGTGTGTAGAGCTGCACTGGAACTTGCTGACCCTGCACCTCAAGCACTTCTTGGTGGCACCGCCACCTACACTTGAAGGTGCTGCCGTCCCCAATGACCATGTCGAATGCTGGTTGTGTCCCCACACTGCACCCTAATGCCTGAGCTATCTTCTTGCAGATGAAGTTATCTGCTGATCCTATATCGATCAACACACTTACTCTCCTTCCACGCAGTTTGCCTTCAACGCGCATCGGCTGGGAAACTTCATCCCCGCTGAGGGAGTGGGGGGATATCTCCGGCGGTGCGTCTGGGCTATCTGTCGCTAGTTCACCGGTCTCTACATGATTCTGGTCATCATCAAGGgggtcttcctcttcttcaatgTACATATGGATGTGTCGGCAGTTATGTCTTGGCACCACGGTCGATCGCAATGGAAGCATATGCCTCTCCTGCGCTTGTCTTTTATCTGCTCTAGTGTTAAATGCCTCACCACCTGTTTAGGTAGTGAACTGCCCTTCGACACAACGGCTGGCATGATCAGATTCTGTGTTCACACGGCCCATCGTGAGAATACTTTGTTTTCCTCCCACAACCTGTTGGACGACTGAAGTCGCTTGTAATTCTCCTCCACCATGCGAGCAGCTTCAAAACACTCTTGCAAGCTCCGTGGCCTCAACGCCTGGACTTCTATTCTCGGCTCCTCCTTGAGTCCACCGACAAAAGCCCCGATTAAggcttccggcagccacctgcGTACCATGTTATGAAGACTCTCAAACTTCTCTTGGTATTCAACCACTGTTCTTGTCTGTTTGATTTTGGAGAGCTCGACATTGTAGTCTAGGTAAAACGATGGTCTGAACCAAGCAATAATTTCCCTCACTAGGGTTCCCAATTTGGCTTCCCTTAGTGCGCCAGCAGCCATTTGTACCAATAGATAGCTACGCCTTTGAGGTAGACTCCACGTGATTGACCCTTTGTTCTCCTTCGATTCCCTGCATTCGAAGTATTGTTTGATGGGAACACCCAGCTCACAAGATCCTCCTCAGTGAATCTCAAAAACTCTATTTTCATTTACTTTCATGGACCTCCTCCAAATACACCCGAAGGAAAGGGTTTTGCACTGCGATCGTCGTCGGTGTCCGTTCAGAATTTGGAGAATGATGCATACCTTGATGGAGGACTTCATACATCATAGCCGCCAGCATCTGTTGCTCAGCGACCATCGTGTTGAGGAGTGCATCCACGGCCTCCAATCGTTGCTCTACCATATGcattctctcttcctctcctcctaGCACTGTCTCGAACTGTGCTCGATGGTGCTCTACTTCCAGTCGCACAGTGATCCTTTTCGCCATTGCCTGAGATTGCAAACAAAGGGGCTGACTGAATGTGGATAATGTTGGACAAGCAAGTTGCTGTCAAGTTTCAAAAGATAATGTGTCACTTATAGAATGCAATCCTTAATGGTCTTACGTATGTATTAGGTGCAAATTTGTTGGGCAAGTATATATCTTGTCCTCTTAGTACCCGATGAATTTGTATCAAACTTATGTTGGATATGTTATTGTGTTTTTTGAGAAGAAATAAGACACGTTGTTTATTGTGGGCCTTCACTGCATTAGATAACAAGATATGCAGTTTAAACTTATTCATGAGGTCGGCTGATTTTTCTACACCTTTGTAGCTTCAGACTTTTCTTGTAAAAGCCTCATATCTTCATTATTTTGCAAATTGTACATGGTAAGAGCCACTTGTGTTTTTCTGTTCTCCTTAGTGTTTGATAGAAGCATCATTTTTATGAATTATGCTGTCTTCATCTTTATTTGAGCAGGAAAGTGTATTAGCTGAGTCACGAATGATGATACCTGATTGTCGTAAACGCTTAGAGGCTTCACTGGCTGATCTTCAAGGCATATTGGTAATTTATTAGCTTTAATGATAGTTAAACTTTGATTTGGTTCATCTTTCCTCATCCTTTCTTTGGTTACTTTCAGGAAGAGTTCAAAGAAGAAAGCAAGGGAGGCGCAGAAATTGATGAAGCAGAGAAAGTTGTTGTGGAGAttaaaactttgtttcagggTTGAACAAGTTAATGAGTATTTTTCATCCAACGTTTTTTGGTTGCCAGATGCCCTGGTCCTTGTAAGCTTTTGATTCTGGTACAAACTGCTTAACTGATCTGGTTTTACTGCAGAAAGCATCTGACTATGAGGTGTTGTCTTTTCGGTATCTCCTTTTCATCATCACTAAGGTTTTGTTTGGAATAAACCGTTGGATATGATAAGGTTTTTTTGGGAGGAGGGGGTGGGGGAGGAGTAATTTCACAGAAATCTTATAAGAGAACTGATGGAATTCGAACTATATTAATATGTCCAATTCACATTTCTCATCTTTAGGCAGATAATTCTCTTCTATTGCAATATAATATGCTGGTTTTAGCTTAGAAGATGAAGGTAAAAGACAAATTGCAATATTGCATTAAAATTCAAGGCGGCCATAGGTCTGGGTGCCATCTTGATAACTAACTCAACCTCATTGTGGCTGGACTCGGATacacttatttatttttaggataATCAATTATAATATTATCATGTAGTGTTGAGTACAAGGTGCGAAGGTTTTATGAAACATGAAATAGTCAATAATACGAGATACTCATGGCAGTTAAAAGCTAGCAATTGAAAATGTTAGTTACTGCACGGATCTACACAGTCTGGATATTGATCAAGGGTCTATCATAACAATTcctcaaataacaaaacaacttagctatttttgctttttttttctttcattttgcgGGCTGGGCCCGTAAGTTAATCATTTCTGGAAACTCGCTGCTGGAGGATAGGCCTCCATCCTTTTTATTCAAGTAACAGAAGAATATTCAAATATACAATAACAGATAGACCCCCTAATAGGCAAGGAGACGACCACTACTGGGACTATAGACCACCGAAACCTTTGACGATAGCGAATTTACCCTTCGTTAGACAAACAGATTTAATTCACCAATGCAATTCATTTTGATCACCAATAGAAGAGCCTTCCTGATCTACCATTGCCGCCTGCATTCTAGGCTACTTGATCGACCGcctcttgcttttttttttttctttctccccatTTGATGAGCTAGAGCAATCTATCCTCCCACGCAGATGCCCCCATCAATGTGTCGGGGAGCATGCATGAGACGTAGCTGCTCGAtggacacttatatatatatatatatatatatatatatatatatatatatatatatatatatatatatatatcattaatgTTTTAGTGTCCTTAGTAACTGCCCTCAAACATATTCTCATGCCACAGAATGTGGATAAAGGAGATGCTAATTTATCTCCCTTGTTTAATACAACTATTATGAAACTTTGGAAGCTGGACTCTATGAACAAGGCCAGACAAtacaaaaaattgttatttgaCAGCAAATGTGGGTCTATTATCATA contains these protein-coding regions:
- the LOC116254640 gene encoding tubulin-folding cofactor A-like; translated protein: MATVRDLKIKTSTCKRLLKELHSYEKEVEREAAKTTNMKESGADPYVLKQQESVLAESRMMIPDCRKRLEASLADLQGILEEFKEESKGGAEIDEAEKVVVEIKTLFQG